The Flammeovirga yaeyamensis genome segment ATCTGCATCGTATTGCATTGGCAACGCTTTTGCGATATCCCATTCTCCTAATTCTTTTGTTGTACCTACTACTTTCACCACATAATCTTGGTGAATACGAGGAACATTCACTTCAAAAGTATAGTTGGTATCTTTCGATGATTTTCTTGGTGCTTTAACTGTTGGAGCATTTGATTTAAAGATTACATCAAATGCAGCTGTATCATAAGCATTTTCAATTTCATGATAAGGATTCCAAGCATCAACTAGAACAACCTTTTTTAATTTTTTATTGATTTCTACTACTCTTGGAGCACCAGCTTCTTTATAAGTGATTCCGTTTCCTTCATCCACCAATAAATAATTGTACTCAAATGATTTTGCTCTAGATTTTGATAAATCAATTTCAGCAATCCAAACACCCCCACCTAAGTGAGACATTTTTAAGGCATCAGTTTCTTTTCCTTTTCCCAAGACAGCAATTGAACCGGAAACAGCTAATTGTTGACCAAATTGGGTATCATAATGTATTTTGAAAGATACTTTCATCGAAGATAATGTTTTATATATTCTTTAGATCGGTCCTTGTATTTAAATCAAAAAAGGTACAGTCACCTTTTTCGCATAGCTAAAATAACATATTGTTTTAGGTTTATAAAGCACATTATTAAGGTATTTTTATATTTTTTTTTTGCAACGGTTTGCGTTACGGGATGCATGATTAAAATCACCAAATAATATCTGTAAAAAATACTCTTTTTCTAAATTATGATTGAATAGAAACGTTTAGGATTATCTATTGAAAAGAATTTAGTATTCTAATAAAACCATCTTCATATCGAAATAACTATCACATTTACCCATTAAATTTCTCTGTAGATACATATTTTAATAAAAAGTTTAAATGTTATTGTAAGGAAATCTATTTATCTAAGACCAATTAATATTAAAAATCAACTTATCTTTTTATTATGAAAATTAAATTAGTTCTCTTATTCATCGCTTTATTCTCTTTAAAAGTAATTGCTCAAGAAAGCGACAATGAAACATTACCATCAAAATATGTATACTTGGATGGGTCAGTTCAAGTAGGAACAGATTTTATCGGTTCTTTGGCCTATGGTCATTCTTGGGGTTTAGGACAAAAGAAAAAATTTGTCATTGGTACGGGATTAAGATTTTCTGTTTTCCAAGGGTATAGCAATCAATCCAAAGACTTTTTCTCTGCTCCACCAGAGTATTATGGAAAAGAAGAAAAACAAGACACATTAAGCATTGTCTCTCCAAATCAAATGAATATTGCACTTTATATTTCTTTGAGTTACAGAATTAAAAGCAAATTTGAAGTGGGGATGAATATCGATGCTGTTGGTTATACTTTTGGTAGAGATCAAAATGCATTTTATACAGGTAACGGATCCACTCAAGCTACCACCGCTATATCTAATGGACCTTCTTTATTATTAGTTGCCGCCAACGATTATGGTATGTTAAGTTCTGAATTTTACGTACAATATCATATCAATACCAAGTGGTCTGCAAGACTCGGATTTGCACATACATTTACTGAATATTCAACACCAACAGAATTACAACCTGGTAATAAAAGGTTTAGAGGTGTAAGTGATGGAGTAATGATTGGTGCTCGTTATAACCTTAAATAATTGAACATGCTTAAACGATTATTTTTATTACTTACTGCTTATCTTTTCTCATTGAGTTTTTCGTATGCTCAAGTGATAGATTCTGGGTTATCTAAAGTAGATTTTGAGATAAGTAACTTTAGGGTGAATACCGTTGAAGGTTTCTTTAATGGAATGACAGGAGAAATTCAATTTGACGAAAATAATTTATCTGAATCCAAATTCAACGTTTGTATATCCTCATCAACAGTAAATACTGACAATGAGAAAAGAGACACACATTTAAAAAATGAAGATTTCTTTGAGATTGAAAAATATCCTGAGATTTGTTTTGTCTCCAATGAAATCAAAAAAAATGGTGATAAATACATTACCATTGGTCAGTTAACCATGCATGGAGTTACCAAAGAAGTGAAGATCACCTTTACTAAAAATGGAAACACTTTTAATGGTGATTTAAAAATCAAAAGATTAGATTTTGATGTAGGAAAAGATACTGGAACCTTTACCGTTGGTAATGAAGTAAGTCTTCACATCAAATGTGTATTGAATTAGAATCAGATCAATTAATAAGATAAAAAAATGGCTGCCTCTACATTGAGACAGCCATTTTTGTGATTATATATATGATATAGCCTATTCAACAAAAAACTTAAATGTTTTCTTTTGGCTACCATAGTTCAATTTCATCAAATATAAACCACTTGACAATTGATCATTTTCTAAATTAATTGTTTGGATGCTACCACCCTCTTCCAATGTAATATCCTTTGTCTGCATATGATTGCCTTGTATATCATAAATGCTG includes the following:
- a CDS encoding YceI family protein codes for the protein MLKRLFLLLTAYLFSLSFSYAQVIDSGLSKVDFEISNFRVNTVEGFFNGMTGEIQFDENNLSESKFNVCISSSTVNTDNEKRDTHLKNEDFFEIEKYPEICFVSNEIKKNGDKYITIGQLTMHGVTKEVKITFTKNGNTFNGDLKIKRLDFDVGKDTGTFTVGNEVSLHIKCVLN